From the Lathyrus oleraceus cultivar Zhongwan6 chromosome 4, CAAS_Psat_ZW6_1.0, whole genome shotgun sequence genome, one window contains:
- the LOC127138085 gene encoding uncharacterized protein LOC127138085 has translation PYKPPIPYPQRLASSKTAGQFRKFVELLKQLNITIPFTEAITQYPSYDNETITLTAECSAIIQNNMPPRLKDPGSFSIPRVIGKFVINKALCDLGANISVMPLTIYKRLNMGELRPTKMSVQLADRSIKYPVGILENVPVRVGQFYIPTDFIIMDIKEDASTPIILGRPFLAIAGAIIDVKRGKLTFEVGEEKVEFILTQFLQAPAIDDT, from the exons ccttataaaccacccattccgtatcctcaaagacttgCAAGTTCTAAAACTGCAGggcaatttaggaaatttgttgaacttctgaagcaactaaacattacaattccctttacagaagccatcacacaatatccctcatat gataacgaaacaattacacttactgctgagtgtagcgcaataatccaaaataacatgCCTCCCAGACTAAAAGACCCAGGAAGTTTCTCCATACCCCGTGTCATTGGAAAATTCGTCATAAacaaagctctatgcgatctaggagccaacattagtgtaatgcccttaaccatctATAAAAGGCTCAAtatgggagaactaagaccaacgaagatgtctgttcaattagctgaccgctcaatcaaatatcctgtcggtatactagagaatgtcccagtacgtgtaggacaattttacattcctacagacttcataatcatggacatcaaagaagatgccagtacacctattatattaggaaggccattcttagctatcgccggagccataatagacgtaaagagaggtaagctaacattcgaagttggagaggaaaaggttgaattcatcttgacacaattcttacaagcgccagctatagacgatacc